Within Mycobacterium heckeshornense, the genomic segment GCTGGAGCGCACCCGTGCCGCGCTCGCCGACTACACCGCTCTGCTGGGTAACCACGACGTCGAACGGGTGCGCATGGTGGCCACGTCGGCCGCCCGTGACGCCGCCAATCGTGACGTCTTCTTTGCGATGACCGCCGAGGTGTTGGGTGCTGTGGCGCCGGGCGCGGTCGCTGAAGTGATCACCGGCGCCGAAGAGGCAGAACTGTCTTTTCACGGAGCTGTCAACGAATTCGATTACACTGCCGGACCTTTCGTGGTCGTGGACTTGGGCGGGGGCTCCACCGAGATCGTGGTGGGCCACGACAGGGTCGCCGCGAGCTTCTCGGCCGACATCGGATGTGTCCGGCTGACCGAGCGGTGTTTGCACTCCGATCCGCCGACTCGCGCCGAGGTGGCAGACGCCCGCGGCGTGGTCCGCGAGCGGCTTGCTGCGGCGCTGGGGGCCGTGCCGGTGCAAGATGCCCAGACCTGGGTCGGTGTGGCCGGGACCATGACGACACTGGCGGCGCTGGCCCAGGATATGACGACTTATGACGCTGGGGCCATTCATCTTTCACGTGTCGGCCGGGACACGCTCATAGCGGTGTGTGACCGGTTGATCGGTATGACGCGTGCCCAGCGCGCCGCATTGGGCCCGATGCACGCCGGCCGGGCCGACGTGATCGGCGCGGGCGCGATCATCGTCGAGGAGCTGGCCGATGCGCTGCGTGTACGCGCCGGCATCGAGGAACTCGTCGTTAGCGAGCACGACATCCTCGACGGCATTGCGCTCTCGATCGCCGGCTGATTTGCACGCTGGCTGCAAACAACTTAGCGGCCGAGCAGCCGCTTTTTCTGCTCACTGAACTCTTCGTCGGTCAGGCGTCCCTCGTCACGGAGCTTGGCGATCTCGCGTATCCGGGCCGCGACTCCCGTCACCACCGGGCGCGGATTACTGTGCGTTGCTTGGCCTTTACTGTCAGCCGACGCGTTGCCGCCGGGCGTCGCCGCGCGTCCGGCACGAGTGGTCACGCGCTGGCCGGGCGCCGCTTTGCCGCCATCTCGGCCGCCGCCGCTGCCCAAGGTTCCACCGATGGCGCTTCCGGCCATACCCGCCACAGCCATCTCGCTCAACGGGCTCACCGGGGCACCCGGCAGCCCCGCCGGTGCGCCCGCGCTGGTAGCAGGCCATGCCAGCGCGACCGGCCGGACCGCCGGTGTCGCGACTGTCCAGGCGGGCGGGACGGACAATGCCCCGACTTTGTTTGCCTCGCCAAGCCCCGCCGACACCGCTGAGGCCGACGTCGCCGCCAGCGGGCCCGGGTGCGTGATGATCGCCGGGAATTCGGTCGGCGGCACCGATCCGGTGCCCGGCCACGGCTCGACGCCGGCCCAACCGCTGATGATCTGATCTTCGTGGATCCCCGAGAGAGCACCTTCGATGACGTACGGAAGCCCTACCAACCCCAGCGGGGCGACTGGTGTGAGGGCACCGAGTGCGGCGATACCGCTTGGCCCGTTGACGAAGATGGAAATCAGGCTGGCCAAAGTTGCCAGCGGGGCCGGGGGATCGGCCGCGGCCGCCGGCGCAGCTGCGAAGCTGTGCAGCGCGCTGGGTACCGCCGAAAAAGCTTGCTGGGCCGAGGAGACCGTGCGTTGTACATTCCCGGCGGCGGTGTCTGCATGATCGCCCGCCGTTGCCCGGATCGCCGTACCGTCTGGCCTGACGCTCGTACGTGGCGGGGTGAAAGGCCTAAGCGCCGTGGCAGTTGCCGACGAACCCGCATAGCCGTACATCGCGACGGCGTCTTGGGCCCACATCTCCGCGTACTGGGCCTCGGTGGCGGCGATCGCGGGGGTGTTCTGCCCCAACAGGTTCGTCGCGACCAGTGTTGTCAGCTGAGCGCGATTGGCCGCGATGAGCGGCGGCGGCACCGTCGCCGCCAGCGCCTCCTCGTACGCTGCCGCTGCCGCTTTGACTTGCATGGCCGTCTCCTCGGCCTGCAGTGCGGTGGCGCTCAGCCACGCGACGTAGGAGGCGGCCGCGGTCGCCATCGACGCCGACGACGGGCCCAACCACGGCCCGGCGGTCAGTCCCGAGATCACCGACTGGTAGGAGTTCGCCGCCGAATGTAGTTCGACGGCCAGCCCGCCCCAGGCCTCGGCAGCCGCCAACAGTGGTGCCGACCCAGGACCGGCGTAGATCCGACCGGAGTTGACCTCGGGCGGTAACATTGCGAAATCCATTGAAACCCATCCTCATCGGTGCTTGTGTCAACGGGCAGTGTGCTTTCAGCGCCCGAGTAGGCGGTTCTTCTGTTCGGCGAACTCCTCTTCGGTCAAAATGCCCTCGTCGCGCAACCTGGCGAACTCGCGTAGCTCGGCTGCCACACCCGTCACCACAGTTCGCGGACTGCTCGCCGACGCGGTACCGTCGTGGTCACCGGCCGCACTGTCACCGGCGGTCGCCGTGCGTTCGCCGGCAGACTTCCGGCGTTCAGCGCCAGTCGCCGGTCTGCGATCCCGGCCCGTGCCGAGCGTTCCGGCCATGGCTCGCCCGGCCATACCCGCCAGAGCCATATCACTGAACGTGCTCCCGGCGGCACCCGTCACCTCCTGCGCGGCGGCTTCTGCCGCTGGCGCAACCCCGGTTCCGGGCAGCGCCGGTAGCGTCACCGCGACGGGTCGCACCGCCGGTGTTGAGATGGTCCACGTCGGCGGCACGGACA encodes:
- a CDS encoding Ppx/GppA phosphatase family protein, which translates into the protein MRRVAAIDCGTNSIRLLIADVVDGRLRDVHREMRIVRLGQGVDATGEFLPEALERTRAALADYTALLGNHDVERVRMVATSAARDAANRDVFFAMTAEVLGAVAPGAVAEVITGAEEAELSFHGAVNEFDYTAGPFVVVDLGGGSTEIVVGHDRVAASFSADIGCVRLTERCLHSDPPTRAEVADARGVVRERLAAALGAVPVQDAQTWVGVAGTMTTLAALAQDMTTYDAGAIHLSRVGRDTLIAVCDRLIGMTRAQRAALGPMHAGRADVIGAGAIIVEELADALRVRAGIEELVVSEHDILDGIALSIAG
- a CDS encoding PPE family protein, SVP subgroup, which codes for MDFAMLPPEVNSGRIYAGPGSAPLLAAAEAWGGLAVELHSAANSYQSVISGLTAGPWLGPSSASMATAAASYVAWLSATALQAEETAMQVKAAAAAYEEALAATVPPPLIAANRAQLTTLVATNLLGQNTPAIAATEAQYAEMWAQDAVAMYGYAGSSATATALRPFTPPRTSVRPDGTAIRATAGDHADTAAGNVQRTVSSAQQAFSAVPSALHSFAAAPAAAADPPAPLATLASLISIFVNGPSGIAALGALTPVAPLGLVGLPYVIEGALSGIHEDQIISGWAGVEPWPGTGSVPPTEFPAIITHPGPLAATSASAVSAGLGEANKVGALSVPPAWTVATPAVRPVALAWPATSAGAPAGLPGAPVSPLSEMAVAGMAGSAIGGTLGSGGGRDGGKAAPGQRVTTRAGRAATPGGNASADSKGQATHSNPRPVVTGVAARIREIAKLRDEGRLTDEEFSEQKKRLLGR